One Leptodactylus fuscus isolate aLepFus1 chromosome 11, aLepFus1.hap2, whole genome shotgun sequence genomic window, ATCCAGAAAACGGGTGAAATATCCCAAAAACCATGAAGTTCTTCATGACTATGTCCttggtttctatttttttttaacacaggtcTTGCAAACATACGATACTTTTCCTTTGTTGGTCGGATTCCGCTTTTTATATGCTTAGCTTCTGGTCATATGGCTGACAAATATCATATCACAAGTGTTCCTGTAACCAGTTGTACTACACTAGTCACAATAACAGAACAAGAGcaacataaatataatataaaactaGACTCATACTATGGAGACTGGTGAGAACATTACAGGTCAACACAAGAACATTGGATACAACAGTTGAGTTTATTCAATAGATTTTTCTTATTATATGACATATTCAAACAATATCTGGGTATTGGGAGGAGACAAACTAGTCGTAGGTTTAAGGTAAATCCTAATGGAAGTTTACACATGGACAGGGGTTGGGCAGGGTGCAAACCGCCCAATTCATTCATTgtagtgccagagatagccaagctCTGGACTTCAGCACTCCAATAGGAatgatggataggggataacttactTGTTAAGGCTCCACATAACGCGgatttattttctgcaatgtgttgatgagattagccagaatctcatccactttgcaggtactgcggAGATTCCACCACGGCCAAAaggctgcattttcgcaacgtggggccccggccttaagtgaATTTTAAGCCCGTCACATCATCGACATTGAAAGTACAGACAATATGGTGACCATGTGAGGAACAAAGAGATAGATCTTAGAGTCTTTTACCAACCCTAGTTGGTGTAAGAATTGATAACATTTGTACATTTGTTACATCATTGTTTAAAACATTTTAGAAACCTTAAATGTTGTATCATGGCCGACTTCACATCTTTATTTTTTAAGCTGTAGATAAGGGGATTTAAGACAGGGATAGCAGCCGTGTTAAATAAAGATAAGAACTTGTTGGACCTTGAAGTATCCGAGGAGGTCGGCCTCAAGTACTGGTAGAAGAGGGTTGAGTAGAGAAGTATGACCACCGTGAGGTGCGAGGAACAGGTGTAGAAGGCTTTACGTCTTCCAATGCTAGAACGGATCTTCAGGATGGTGGAAATGATGAAGATGTAAGAGATTATCTTTAGAGTAAAAGGGGTGAAGGTAATGAGGACAAGACCTTCTGTCAAGCTTAAGATCTCCAAGAAAGACGTGTCGCTGCAGGACAGAATCATGAGAGGAACAAGATCACAGAAGAAGTGATTTATTACATTGGATTTGTAGCACGTAAAGCCCAAGAGCAAACTGATGGAGGGTATCACTTCTATCATGCCTAACAGCCAACACAAAATGGCCAGTCCTATGTAGAGTCTGGGATTCATGACCAGGTGGTATTTCAGAGGATTACAGATGGCAACATAGCGATCGTAACTCATAGCAGTCAGGAACAGGAGCTCATCACAAATCAGGAACCCAAAAAAGTACATCTGACAAAGACAACTCCCATAAGAGACTGTGTTATCCCCTGTTATAAAGATGACAAGGATATTGTGAAGCGTGACGGTGCTGGAGAACATATCCAAGACGGACAGGTTGGCCAAGAAGAAGTACATAGGGGTGTGAAGTTTGTGATCCAGGCACACCAGGAGAAGGATGATCGTGTTACCACCAAGGGTTAGAAGATATAGAAGAAGAACGGAGAGGAAGACGATGGTTTGCAGCTCTGGAGCGTCTGATATTCCTTTGATGATGAAGTACGCCGCAATGCTCTGATTTTTTTGTATCATTTTCTTGTTTTGCCcttttagtaaaataaaatatagtttaaaacgTGATAATACATAAAATAACCCAATGgtcaaaaaattctaaaaaaaaatatacgaaAAAACACCCGCAAAAATTGTCTCCCATAGacctacaaaataaaaaaaaaacaaccaaaaataaaaaggttaaacCGACTTGCAGATGTAGTGTTATAAAATTATTCAGTGGTATTTCCATAGGCTTTTATGTTCTTATGGTCAATGGTGGATACATTATATTGGTTGGTTTTGGGTTAGTGGACGATAACATGCCTCAGGGCAACCAACTCTCGGCATTTGGTGCTAGTGGTAGGAAAGGGATGATTGTTGGATCATATATTCCAAACTCTATAAACTCCGCAGGTTAATGGGAAAAAATATGTTATAGACAAAAATATTCACCTTGTATTACGGGTGAGTACCCATCCTGTAGATGTCAGGACCTATCTTGTAGATGTGAGGACCTATCCCATAGATGTGAAGACCCTTTAGATGTGAGGACCCATCTCATAGATATGAGGACCCATCCCATAGATGTGAGGATCCTATAGACGTCCTATAGATGTGAGGACCCATCCTGTAGATGTAAGGACCTATCCTATAGATGTGAGGACCTATCCCATAGATATGAGGACTCTCTAGATATCCTATAGATGTGAGGACCCATCCTGTAGATGTAAGAACCTATCCTATAGATGTGAGGACCTATCCCATAGATATGAGGACTCTCTAGATATCCTATAGATGTGAGGACCTATCCTATAGATGTGAGGACCTATACCATAGATATGAGGACCCTATAGATGTGAGGACCCATCCTGTAGATGTAAGGACCTATCCTATAGATGTGAGTACCCTCTAGACATCCTATAGATGTGAGGACCCATCCATAGATGCGAGGACCCATTCCATAGATACGAGGACCCTATAGATGTGATGACCCATCCTATAAATGTGAGGACCCAGCCTATAAATGTGAGGACCCAGCCTATACATGTGAGGACCCATCTCATAGATATGAGGGACCCATCTCATTGATTTGAAGATCCTATAGACATCCTATAGATGTGAAGACCCATCCTGTAGATGTAAGGACCTATCCTATAGATGTGAGGACCTATCCCATAGATATAAGGACCCTCTAGACATCCTATAGATGTGAGGACCCATCCATAGATGTGAGGACCCATTCCATATATACGAGGCCCCTTTAGATATCCTATAGATGTGAGGACCCATCCCATAGATATGAGGACCCTATAGATGTGAGGACCTATCCTGTAGATGTAAGGACCTATCCTGTAGATGTAAGGACCTATCCTATAGATGTGAGTACCCTCTAGATATCTAATAGATGTGAGGACCCATTCCATAGATATGAGGCCCCTTTAGATATCCTATAGATGTGAGGACCCATCCTATACATGTGAGGACCCATCCCATAGTAATTAACTGGATTGTGTTATTGAGATTTTACACCAACCCGGTGGCATTTAAAGTCATCCTCTACCCAGTTGTCTTGCACAGGCCAGTACATAGCGCTGCTGACTGCCATAAGACGTTTCATGATGgacactaactaactaactaacattTGTACATTGATTAGATCTATGGTATTACTGTATATTGGCATGTTTGGCAGGAGCTTTGGAGCCATACCCGTCTCTGATAACCCTGTAATCACTCCAAAATATTCTATTACAGCCAAAGAACTTACTATTTCTAGTTACTTACTGTTACATAAAGAAACAAGGGCGCTGTTTAGGAGCCCCAAACtgggtgacaggttccctttaagattatCAAAAAGTTCCAGTTCTCACTAGTACCTGAGCAATATGAATCTGTTCATGAACCTAAAGGGAATTTTCCCATCTAGTCCTACCTAGTGGTCAGAGATGAACCTTGTTGTGTATTGCTGGTAATCTGTAACTCTGCCCCACCATTCAATCGCTTTATCATCTCTTCATCCGTCCCCTGTTTATAAAATCTACCTTACCTTATATAACCAAAGACGTCTCCATTGCAGATACGCAAAATCTCAGAGGGAAACCACCAATTATAGATAATTAATCAGAGCTGAATCCTAATTAGTTACAATGTAACAAGAGTAACACctgcactttaaccccttaaggacatggCTATTTTGTGCCTCAAGGTTAAAGTGTTTTTCTATTTGTTATTACTGACTAATGAATCCGCGAACGAACTTGTTCTTTGCGAGTTTCCTGTTCTGACAGTAACATTTTGGAGTGCAGATAAGCCAATAATAACTTGTAATCATtttatttggggaggggggatttTATTTATATTTCGTTTTAGGTAACTTTGGTTTTTTTACCTTCCCGTAGCCCATCTAGAGGACTGGACCATGTGATCACTGATATAATGTAATACCCTGATAGGCAACTTATTAGGCTGTGCCTCTGGTAGGGTCTAATAGGCATAAACAGGCGGTAAACTTGGCAACCTTTTCTGTCCTTAGCAAATGTATATCAGTATTGGGTATGGCTTCCAACCTTTAGAATTCCAAATTTGGGATATTCATGCCCTGCCCCAGGAATGCCCAAAAATACCCACTTCTAGGTGTAGGATACAATCCAGTTAGTTGGATTATTCCACTAAATTTTGGACTGTTCCTGGAACAACTTTCTATAACTGCGCTGTGCAGGTCCTCTATTAGTCTCCcttgaaatttatgaataaattggcaactgggtgttaccaattGGAGGGTAGGCTGTCCAATCAGTGCTATCAGACTCAGCATGTATAGAGGGACACCTCTTTGACAATAGAAATGGGAACATCCATTTGCCAATTTGATACATTTCTAGGTAGAATAACAGGCATGACAacacaaaattctaaaaaaaaaaaaatctacagaatTTTGTTTCTCTAGCATATTCTCCATGACGAATATGTCCAGAGAAACAAATTGTTCTTAGTAAATTGTTCATAGACTATGCAGTTATTTGTTCTTAAAGTTGTAATCCCAATACTTGTGTCCCCATTGAGAACATTTACTTGACTTTGGTAGCTCAGCCTTATCATAGGGGTATTGTGAGTGACCAAATCAACTTTCTCATCAATGGTCACAACCAGCTTACGAGATAGGATTGGGATTTTAATGTGGATATTGGAACAATGTCTTTAGGACAAGGTTGTCTTACCAAAGCACCACCAATGATGTCTTGGGTTAGTCCGAGCAGAAGAAATAGAGCAAATAGGACAGAATGTTTTAGTATCGAAAATTCTGCTAAAATGTAATCTAATACTTTTACGTTATgtctttatatatataaatctcctCTAATAAATAAATGGTCTACCAAATCTATGGTCCCAGTCGTTGAGCAATGAAGGACCACCCACCCACTTGCGTATGCCGGCCGGCGGCTATATTTGCAAGGCCGCAatttcgcacatgcgcagtacggccCGCTAAGTATTttccgaacagagtgtactgcgcatgctcagtaaggtccgtacagccctccgacgcctggatgagttcactcgcgcgttgGAGAGATATACGGACCTtaccgagcatgcgcagtacactctgttcggcaaatactttgcggagcatactgcgcatgcgcgcaattgcggcctcgcaaatatggccgctggccggcatgcacagtcggctctaacagggtctcgctgccagagtcgactgcacatgtgtcacccatgacgacgaaagaagaggacacagaaggggaggaggcagatcagaaagaaggcgtggctggattgcccagttccggcagcagtggggacgcctccattggtgtttgagtgctggggcgcGCCCTCATTGCtaccggacactcattagcataccgatgaccggcgcagcggagaccacatcaaaaggtaggagacgaatagcttttcttaaggctattccgacgtggtcattagaaaaaaacatgttttaatggtagaatccctttaagttgaccGTCCCCCTCTAGTAGTTGAAGGCCATGACTGAGAAGGTCCATTGGAGTAACATCAGCAGATCAGTGTGCACCCATTGACCTCTGTATGGAAAACCACCATTGCAATCTACTGTAATAAAGTAATATCTAATGTTCTTTTCTCTCTATACCAATTAATAAAAATTGATGAAAATTGTCCCTATGAGATTGCTGAGACTCCTTAGAGATGTTCAATCATATTATAAATTGAGATTCAACCTGTGAGTCCGACTATATCTCCTGGAAACAGAAGCATGTAAGCAAATGTATCACATGTCTAGTAGAACAAGGGAATGTTTGTAATGATAATATGTAAGAGAAGTATCACACGGACGCTGGAAGACTTTGTGTCGTTTCGTTGTATCGGATTCTCTTACTCTTGGGTGAGCTTTGTAAACTCGGGATCTATAATGACAGAAGACAAGGATGTAATAATGaggtttgttgtggtttttttttattttgtttttacatacatattgtgctgcacagaaagaatGCTTTCCGAAATCGAAGTGAATGAAGAcaatagaaatgtaaatcccatcaatatttagtgtgacctttgccccccatcagttcttctcgttacttgcagacagtttttggcagaactgggcagggaggttgttcccaccgccatcttgaagaactaagcccagatcttctgtggatgtcacTCGCTCCAAtgcgtctgtctcttcatgacatcccggacagactggatgatgatgaggtcagagctatatctgtgggggccggatcatcacttctcggtcacaccaaatattgatggaatttacatttctcttttcttcatcaaTTTCATTTTTTCCATAGCTGTCTACAATTTCTGCACAGTATGTACgtaaaaataaaatatctaaaaatgATTCTACACAAAGGTAAAACCTCATTTTTACACCCTTACCTTCTGTCATATCATCacttcacagactcctcctccaaagtgcaaaggtcacatcaaatattgatcttAGATTTTGTCCAATTATTTGATTTTATTAAttgtcaaaacaaaaaaaaacattctttaCTTTGTATCATTGTTTGCGCCTACTGTAGGTTCCATAACACCTAATGTAGCCATCTATAAATCCCCCACTTACTTTGTTcctcggtttccgtcttctgtttcTCCGTCTTCACAAATGGAGACAAAAAAGATTCATTATTAACAAGAAAACATTTCTAATCATTCCCCATAATCTATCATTGTGATGAAGAAAGACGACGGATTCAGGGTTTCGGAACTCAACCACTTTATTACTTTATAATTTTATTCTTCTCTGTAATTATTAGAACCCGATGGATACATTGTGTCACAGATGTATCTTTTGCATCTATACAATTATGAGATGACTTGTTATATTCTGTTTTTGCTCCAGTCAATCTGTTCACGAATGTTACAATTTTTTACCAGTAGTTGCAGAGTCCTGGACATCTCCTGAGGGAGAGGGTCACATCATTTCTCTAATAACACAATGTTCTGTATGTTTCAGTTTCTATTGCATTCATCCCTCTTGCACTTTCTTAAAATTTTAACTTCTCACATTGAATCTATCCcaacatttttccatttttctctTTATAGAGAAGATTAAAgtaatgttttttatatttcgtaAGGTTTTCAAATCCACTGATCTCGTCCTTCATGGACCTTCCCTATGGGTTCTTCCTATTGGAaagaaatctgtcttatattctcagtCTTTATGTTTCACATGGTAGCCTCTGCAATATCATACAACATTCCCTACTCATAGTTCAAAGTGGAAAATTATAGGGCAGCtggtgcaacacggtggctcagtggttagcactgcagccttgcagcgctggagttttgGGTTCAAGTCCCACCAgggacagcatctgcaaggagtttgtatgttctccccgtgtttgcgtggatttcctcccattctaccaagatgtattgataggggaaaaaaatatacattgtgatccctatatggggctcataatctacatttaaaaattcTATTCTTAATGCATCGATTCTAGTTATCGTGAACCAAGACTGGTAATATTTTTGAGAATATTTTTGTATCCACATTTGTTCTATAAATGGGCCTATAGGACGTTGTCTCCTCTGGGATCTTCGCtttctcataaataatagttttTTGCTTTTCTTCAACATTGACCATGTTACACTAGGCCTACACATGAGATAAAAGTTATTTAATGTTGGCCTGATTAGCCAATTATTTAACATGTATAGGTGTCCGACTCTTCccgatggcagatgttggggaagTTTATGGATTTGGCATATTGGATTTgcacatgtccaatcctttgttcTTGCAGGACCCGGTGATCTACAGGTACACTTAGGCCTCCTTCACACAATCATAATACTGATCAACAATCTGCAAAAAACATGCCCATATGTCATCCGCAATCATGGATCCACCAAAAGTCATGCTTCGTAATTTGTGGTCCTTGACTATGGCACGAAGACAGGGCTGCGAAAATTATATTCATGTGTGTgagcccataggaatgaatgagtcTTTCGGCAATTGTGGATCCATAATTGTGAATACGTACAACGGTTGTATTCAAGAGGCCAAAGATTAAAACCAAATCAAGTGTAGTTCACAGGAGGGGGCGAGACgggtattattttttattatattaaaagATATATTAAAATAGCAAAAACAGCAGTGAGCCAAGGTTTCAGCTTTAGTTCCAGAACCTGAGGATCCGATTTAAAGAAACAGTTGAGAATAAACCACTGTTGTGTCTAGTCCAAGGTTGAGGTGGTTGAAGTGGCAGCCCCAATATAGCCCATAGACAAATGTGGAGAtgtttcatctctatgggagaagTGGCCTCTGTTTTCTAATAACTTACAACCCTTTGTGTTTCAGACTGAATCTTCCAAGAAATCTTATGTTCTTTTCAGTGGGAAAGTTGTATCCCCATTTTTATTGAATCCCAATCCAAGTATGTCATCTATCATGTACAATGGTTGGACTTTGTCTTAATCTCAAGACCTTCTTCGGGTACGTTGTTCACCATGATGCTACTTGTATATTACTTCTAATTATGGATGGTGGATCTTAAAACTTAGAGTCTACATCCAGTTATGAATGACTCCATGGTGGATTATTTTGTCATTAGAGGAATGTCCGATCTTCCGCAGCTACAGTGTCTTATCTTTCTTCTTGTTCTCGTCATTTATGTTATCACTCTTGGTGGTAACATGACTATTCTTCTGCTGGTCACCATGGATCATCTCCTCCATacccccatgtacttcttcttggTTAATTTGTCCATCATGGACATGTTATCCTCCACCATTACTCTCAATAAGATGCTCTTCATATATGTTACCAAGGACCATACCATTTCTTTCTTTGGCTGCATGACACAGGTTTACCTATTCTCTGGTATAACTGGAAATGAGTTACTACTGATGGCAGCCATGAGTTACGATCGGTACGCCGCCGTCTGCAATCCGCTACATTACACGACCATCATGAGTTTTCTAAATTGTTTCTTGCTGTCCGTCATCTGTTGGACCTTGGGGCTTCTTCAGGCCATACCTTATGTCATCCTATTGTTGAGAATCTCATGTTACAAGTCACTAGTAATAAATCACTTCTTTTGTGACCTTATGCCGATCATGCAACTCTCCTGCAGCAATATAGACACCTTGGAAATCCTGATCTATACCGAGGGACTTTTGTTATTAAATTTAACCCCATGTTTACTGACCTTTACTCCTTACATATTCATTATTATCTCTATTCTGAAGATCAAAACCACCTCTGGGAAACATAAGGCCTTCTATACGTGTTCTTCACATCTGACCGTGGTGGTCATCCTCTATGTATCTCTTGGGTGTCAATATCTAACCCCAGTATCGGCCGATAAAAAGACGTCCAATAAACTATTCTCATTGTTTAATACAGCGGCCGTACCCCTGCTCAACCCGCTCATTTATAGCTTAAGAAATAAGGACGTGAAGGCCGCGTTCGTGCGGAAGTTAAAGGTTGTAAAACAAATAATAAGTTGATCGATGAACTCGACACACAAATGTAATAAGAGCAAACGAATTCTAACCTGGTTTATATTGATACAACGTCCAACCATTATGGAATTCTCCAGATGGCCACAATGACTCTCAGCTATGATTGTACAACCGGTCATTGCTCTGATGTTCTCTGCAGTATAGAGTAGTGAGGGGAATAGATGGATGGATTTATCGAGAATTTTTGTCTTAACTTTACTTAGTAAGTTTgaaagaaaagtttttaaaacAAAATCGTCTAAGACCCTAAGACAGGGTTTACGGGAACGATCAAAAGGTTCTTCTCGACACTACTCTTATCACTCACAAAGAGGAGGATGGGAGCAACAAAAAATGGCGTAGTGTAGATCAACCATACTTGACTGTTCCCAAAAGTCTCATCCTAGCAGTTATAGTCATCTCGGCAATGATTTGCTGGATGGGTGTAGACCTTAAAACTTGGCCATCACCTGGTAACTTTTTGGTACATGCTGACCATGATCTTCATTGGGCTACCACTTTGGAAAATTTTAGCTTGTAAGTTGTGTATGATATGCTTCAGGACCTTGGAACAATTAGGCTGATTAAGACTGGAGTGTGGTAAACAAGTCCTAATAATTGGCAGCACTGGAGTGAGatttaccagaattattaagaggaagGGATCGGCAAACACATTCACCGAGATGGAAAAAGGAAATTTAACTCTAGTTCTTTCTTTTGGAACGTAACTCAATGCTTGGTTTTCCATCACATCTAGAGACATTGTCTGGggataaagccaaaccagaacattTCTTTCAAAAGGAAGAGACTCATCTGCAGATAGCTTTATTGGGGGTTATGGCTGGGTGAAATGTCATAGTGcataattacatagttacatagttgatgaggttggataaagacagtagtccatcaagtctaacctataaccctacaatccctacagcgttgatccaggggaagcttACTACTGATCAGAAATGGCCAGGGTGTTGGAACC contains:
- the LOC142185580 gene encoding olfactory receptor 8G17-like, giving the protein MNDSMVDYFVIRGMSDLPQLQCLIFLLVLVIYVITLGGNMTILLLVTMDHLLHTPMYFFLVNLSIMDMLSSTITLNKMLFIYVTKDHTISFFGCMTQVYLFSGITGNELLLMAAMSYDRYAAVCNPLHYTTIMSFLNCFLLSVICWTLGLLQAIPYVILLLRISCYKSLVINHFFCDLMPIMQLSCSNIDTLEILIYTEGLLLLNLTPCLLTFTPYIFIIISILKIKTTSGKHKAFYTCSSHLTVVVILYVSLGCQYLTPVSADKKTSNKLFSLFNTAAVPLLNPLIYSLRNKDVKAAFVRKLKVVKQIIS
- the LOC142185579 gene encoding olfactory receptor 5V1-like — translated: MIQKNQSIAAYFIIKGISDAPELQTIVFLSVLLLYLLTLGGNTIILLLVCLDHKLHTPMYFFLANLSVLDMFSSTVTLHNILVIFITGDNTVSYGSCLCQMYFFGFLICDELLFLTAMSYDRYVAICNPLKYHLVMNPRLYIGLAILCWLLGMIEVIPSISLLLGFTCYKSNVINHFFCDLVPLMILSCSDTSFLEILSLTEGLVLITFTPFTLKIISYIFIISTILKIRSSIGRRKAFYTCSSHLTVVILLYSTLFYQYLRPTSSDTSRSNKFLSLFNTAAIPVLNPLIYSLKNKDVKSAMIQHLRFLKCFKQ